The sequence below is a genomic window from Streptomyces sp. NBC_00582.
TGCCGCCGCGACGCTGCCCAGCCCGGACGCGCTGCGCGCACAGATCCCGCTGTCCGGCCTCGCGAAGAAGACCACCGCCCTGGCCCGCCGGGACATCACCCGCGTCCTGAACGGCCAGGACGACCGCGTGGTCGTCATCACCGGCCCCTGTTCGGTGCACGACCCCGACGCCGCCCTCGGCTACGCGGAGCGGCTGTCCGCGCTGGCCGCCGAGAGCCGCGAGCAGCTCATCGTCGTCATGCGGGTGTACGTCGAGAAGCCGCGCACCCGGCTCGGCTGGAAGGGGCTGCTCAGCGACCCCCGCCTGGACGGTTCCGACGACCTGCCCAGCGGGCTCGGCCTGGCGCGCGGTCTGATGGCCCAGATCGCCGGCACCGGGCTGCCGGTGGCCTGCGAGTTCCTCGACCCGCTCGTCCCGCACTACCTGGCCGACGCGGTCGCCTGGGGCGCGATCGGCGCCCGGACCGTGCAGAGCCAGGTGCACCGCCAGCTCTCCAGCGGGCTCGGCCTGCCCGTCGGCTTCAAGAACACCACCGACGGCGGGGTCCGGGACGCCGTGGACGCCGTCGTCTCCGCCTCCCACCCGCACGTCTACCCCGGCATCGGCGGGGACGGCCGGGCCGCCGTCGTCGCGACCGAGGGCAACCCCGCCGGCCATGTCGTCCTGCGCGGCGGCGCCGACGGCCCCAACTACGGCCCCGACGCGGTCGCCGCCGCCCTCGCCGAACTGGCCGCTGCGGGACTGCCGCAGCAGCTCGTCGTCGACGCCAGCCACGGCAACAGCAACAAGGACCACGAGCGTCAGCCGCTCGTCGTCGCCGACCTCGCCCGCCGGATCGCCGCCGGGGAGCGCGGGGTGGCCGGCGTGATGATCGAGAGCTTCCTCGCGGCGGGCCGCCAGGACCTCGAACTCGGCCGCACCGACCGCCTCGTCTACGGCCAGAGCGTCACCGACGCCTGCGTGGACTGGCCGACCACGGCCCGCATGGTCGACGAACTGGCCGCGGCGGTCGACGCCCGCAGGGCCCTCGTGACCCCGGCGCACTGAACCCACCCCGACATCCCCGCACGAACCCATCCGAGAGGAACCCCTGCCGTGGCCGTCACCACGAGTTCGTCCCTGCCCCTGGCGCGTGTCCTGGACGGCGCCCGCACCGGTGCCCTGCACCGCCGGTCCATCGAGGTCCCCGCGGCCGTCGCCGAGCGGGCCGAGGTGTACGCCACGGCCGCGCTGGCCGCGCTCGTGCACCGCTACACCGGAGAGACCGATCTGCTGACCGGACGCCGGCGCGACCCGGACCGCGTCGAGCCGCTCGCGCTGCGCGTCGACGGCGGCACGACCGCCGCCGAGCTGCTGCGGACCGTGTCCGAGGCGCCCGTGGTCACCGACCCCGGCACCGGCCGCCCCGCCCACGCCGCCGTCGACACCACCGGACCCCTCACCCGGGCGCTCGCGGCGCTCACCCTCTCGGTCACCGCCGAAGGCTTCGAACTCGCCCTGGACGGCGACGAGTTCGACGCGACCGCCGCCGACCAGTACGCCCGTCACCTGGAGCGGGTCCTCGCCGCCCTGGTGGCCGAACCGGACGGCGCCGTACGGGACATCGCCCTGCTCACCGACGAGGAGCTGCACCGCACCCTGGTCGAGTGGAACGACACCGAGGGCCCGGTCGGCCCCGCCTTCTTCCACGAGCTGGTCGCCGAGCACGCCCGCCGCACCCCCGACGCCCTCGCCGTCATCCTGCCGGGCACCCGGCTGACGTACCGCGAACTCGACGGCCGCGCCAACCAGTTGGCGCACCGCCTGACCGCCCGCGGGGTCAGGCCCGGCGACCGGGTCGGGGTCTGCTTCCCCCGGAGCGCGGAGAGCCTGATCGCCCAGCTCGCCTGCTTCAAGCTGGCCTGCGCGGCGATCCTCCTCGACAGCGACTTCCCCGCCGACCGCGTCCGCTACATGGTCCAGGACGCCTCCGCCGCGCTCGTGCTGACCCTCGCCGCCCACGAGGACAAGGTCAGCGGGCTCGCCCCGGTCCTCGCACTGGACACCGACGACTGGCGCACCGAGCCGGACACCGAGGTCGCCGAGCCCGTCGGCGCCGACGACCTGATCCACATCTGCTACACCTCCGGCTCCACCGGCGCCCCCAAGGCCGTCATGGTCCGCTTCGGCGCCGCCCGCAACCTGATCCACAGCATGGCCGAGCTGACCGGCACCACCGGCGCCTCCCAGGGCACCTGGCTGGCCGCCCCCGGCTACGGCATGATCGAGGTCGAGTGCTTCCCGGTGCTCGCCCGCGGCGGCACCGTGCACATCCCCGACGTGTCCGTGGTCTCCTCCGAGCACCGCCTCCAGGAGTGGTTCCTGCGCGAGGGCATCACCACCACCCTGCTGATGAAGCCGATGGCCGAGCGGCTGTGGCGCCTGGAGTGGCCCGAGGACACCCCGCTGGAGAACATCCGCGTCTGCGGCGAGCGCATCCAGTCCTGGCCCCCGGCCGGTCTGCCGTTCCGCCTGATCAACCTGTACGGCTCGGCCGAGGCCACCGTCGTCGCGAGCTGCGACATCACCGCGCTCGGCGAGGAGCTCGGCGCGCGGGGCCGCGCCCGCCGCCTCCCGCCGATCGGCCGCCCGACGACCAACGTCACCACGTACGTCCTCGACGAGGAGCTGCGCCCGCTGCCGCCGGGCCTGGTGGGCGAGCTGTGCATCGCCGGCGTCAGCCTCTCGGCCGGCTATCTGGGCCGCCCGGAGGCCACCGCCGAGAAGTGGATCACCAACCCGATCGACCCGGCCCGCCACCCCGTGATGTACCGCACGGGCGACCTCGCCCGGTACTGGCCGGACGGCAGCATCGAGATCGTCGGCCGCACCGACAACCAGGTCAAGGTGCGCGGCAACCGGGTCCACCTCGGCGAGATCGAGGTCGTCCTGACCACCCTGCCCGGAGTGAACCAGGCCGCGGTCCTCGCCCACCGGGACAGCCTGGGAGACGTCCAGCTCACCGCGTACATCGAGCCGGGCGTCGAGGCGGCTCCCTCGGTACGGGACCTGCGGCGCGGCCTGGCCCAGCGGCTGCCGTCGTTCATGGTGCCGGCGGTGTACGTCATCGGCGGCCTCCCCACCAGCGTCAACGGCAAGATCGACCGGGCCGCGCTGCCCGAGCCGCCCCGCTCGCGCCCCGAGCTGGACACCCCCTACCAGGCGCCCGCCGGCGCGCTGGAGGAGGCACTGCTCGGACTGTGGACCAAGGTCCTGGAGCTCGACGGGGTGGGCGTGCGCGACAACTTCTTCGAGCTGGGCGGCGACTCCCTGCGCGCGGCGCGGCTGACGAACCTGGTGCGCGAGGAGTTCCCGGTGGACATCGAGATCGTCGACCTCTTCGACGAGCCGACCGTGGCGAGGATGGCGGCCCTGGTCGCGGACCGGATCCCGGCGGCGGCCTGAGCCCGGGAAGCGGAAGGCCCCGCCGGACCGTCCGGCGGGGCCTTCGTGTGTACGGGACTGTCGGGCCGTATGGGAGCGGGGGGGCTGGTACGGGGGCAGGGGGCGTACGGGACGGCCGGGTCGTACGGCCTTCACGCGGCCGTGGGCACCGGCTCCGCCAGCCAGCCGTCGACCGCGGCCATGAAGGCGTCGTGGTGGCCGTACCAGGTGAGATGTCCGGCGCCCTCGACCGAGCGGACCTCCACCCCCTGCCCGCTCAGCGTCTCGACGGCCTCCGGCGGGACGAACCGGCTGGGCTCCGGCCGGACCATCAGGGAGGGCACCCCGGCCGGCGGGGCGAACTCCCGGCCCGCCACGGAGGCGAACAGGCTCACCGAGGTGGCCACGTCGAACTGCCCGGCCGCCCGCGCCTCCACCTCCCGGTCCCGCTGCCGCCAGCCGGGTTCCTGCCGGTCGAGGGCGTCGAGGGTACGGCGGGCCTTGGCCTTGGTGTAGACGGCGGTGAGCGTCGGCGGGTCCACGTCGAGCCGGCTCGGGCCGAACGGGGTGTCCACGTACACCACCCGGCGCGGGGCGATCCGTTCCAGCGCGGACGCGAGGACGAAGGCGCCCATCGAGTGGCCGACGGCGAGGTCGGGCGCGGCCGGCACGGACCGTACGAGCGCCTCGACGAAGTCGTCCAGCCCGGCGTCCGGGGCGGCGGGGGAGAGCCCGTGTCCCGGCAGATCCACCGCCACCACCCGGTATCCGCGGCCGGCCAGCGCCGGGCCGATCTCCCACCAGCATTCCGAACTGCTCAGCATT
It includes:
- a CDS encoding non-ribosomal peptide synthetase, with the protein product MAVTTSSSLPLARVLDGARTGALHRRSIEVPAAVAERAEVYATAALAALVHRYTGETDLLTGRRRDPDRVEPLALRVDGGTTAAELLRTVSEAPVVTDPGTGRPAHAAVDTTGPLTRALAALTLSVTAEGFELALDGDEFDATAADQYARHLERVLAALVAEPDGAVRDIALLTDEELHRTLVEWNDTEGPVGPAFFHELVAEHARRTPDALAVILPGTRLTYRELDGRANQLAHRLTARGVRPGDRVGVCFPRSAESLIAQLACFKLACAAILLDSDFPADRVRYMVQDASAALVLTLAAHEDKVSGLAPVLALDTDDWRTEPDTEVAEPVGADDLIHICYTSGSTGAPKAVMVRFGAARNLIHSMAELTGTTGASQGTWLAAPGYGMIEVECFPVLARGGTVHIPDVSVVSSEHRLQEWFLREGITTTLLMKPMAERLWRLEWPEDTPLENIRVCGERIQSWPPAGLPFRLINLYGSAEATVVASCDITALGEELGARGRARRLPPIGRPTTNVTTYVLDEELRPLPPGLVGELCIAGVSLSAGYLGRPEATAEKWITNPIDPARHPVMYRTGDLARYWPDGSIEIVGRTDNQVKVRGNRVHLGEIEVVLTTLPGVNQAAVLAHRDSLGDVQLTAYIEPGVEAAPSVRDLRRGLAQRLPSFMVPAVYVIGGLPTSVNGKIDRAALPEPPRSRPELDTPYQAPAGALEEALLGLWTKVLELDGVGVRDNFFELGGDSLRAARLTNLVREEFPVDIEIVDLFDEPTVARMAALVADRIPAAA
- a CDS encoding alpha/beta fold hydrolase, coding for MTLHIRRWGTGEKTAVLVHGMLSSSECWWEIGPALAGRGYRVVAVDLPGHGLSPAAPDAGLDDFVEALVRSVPAAPDLAVGHSMGAFVLASALERIAPRRVVYVDTPFGPSRLDVDPPTLTAVYTKAKARRTLDALDRQEPGWRQRDREVEARAAGQFDVATSVSLFASVAGREFAPPAGVPSLMVRPEPSRFVPPEAVETLSGQGVEVRSVEGAGHLTWYGHHDAFMAAVDGWLAEPVPTAA
- a CDS encoding 3-deoxy-7-phosphoheptulonate synthase, with amino-acid sequence MTPFRAASLAPALPAAAASGAAATLPSPDALRAQIPLSGLAKKTTALARRDITRVLNGQDDRVVVITGPCSVHDPDAALGYAERLSALAAESREQLIVVMRVYVEKPRTRLGWKGLLSDPRLDGSDDLPSGLGLARGLMAQIAGTGLPVACEFLDPLVPHYLADAVAWGAIGARTVQSQVHRQLSSGLGLPVGFKNTTDGGVRDAVDAVVSASHPHVYPGIGGDGRAAVVATEGNPAGHVVLRGGADGPNYGPDAVAAALAELAAAGLPQQLVVDASHGNSNKDHERQPLVVADLARRIAAGERGVAGVMIESFLAAGRQDLELGRTDRLVYGQSVTDACVDWPTTARMVDELAAAVDARRALVTPAH